From Daucus carota subsp. sativus chromosome 6, DH1 v3.0, whole genome shotgun sequence:
GggtgctatattatatatataacaccaCTTTTAGCCTAAGTTACCCGGACACGGGTATGGGTATCGGACACGGGTACAGATCCAAGAGTCAGATTCGTAGTTTTAGGATAATTAGGATTCGTGGATGTGGATCCGGAATTAGACTCGGGTACGGGGACTTGGCACTTAAGCTCCATGCAAGTCAAACTTAATATAGCCTGATTTATGGTACATTCATAAAAATAGTGTCTATTGCACATAAATCACATATGCTGAAaattgaagcataaaatcaatagAACAACATAGAAACAAGTCATTCATGGATCTTGATCTCTATAAACAAGTTGGAACAAGACCTAAGTTTTCATTTTGACATGGGATGTTACAAGGTGAGGTGTCCGGTTGTAATAAGAAGGATCCGACACAGATCCCATacccacacccatgtcatgtccGGTGGACACGGGTATAGGCACAAAAAtggagagtccgggtaacatagcttTTAGCACCTCCATCGGATTTGCTCTTACTAACTTTAGGAATTACTATTTGGTTTTGTTTACCAAGTGAAATTTTTTGTTTACCAACTTGAGAAATTAATTTTTGGTTTGTTTGGATTAAAATGCTATTCTAGTTATATTAATGTAGAGAAGTGATTGTGTGGAGAATATAAGTTAATTTGTAATAAAAATCCTTGTTCCCCTAGATTCTTTGATGTTCTCCctatccccccccccccttctgtTTTTTTGTCAGGTGTTTTTGCTTTATTGTTGGTGTAATTGATTATCGTAAATATTTTCCAATCTTTGTAGATAATAAAGCGGAAAATTACTTGTTGCATGGTTTTCCTACTCTGGTCATTAGAAGGTAGAAGGATTTAAACAAGCGTGTTCCTTTCTACTAAgaatttaaaacatttaaatgCAAACTCATTAATGGATGTTGTTTATCTCTAGTAGTAGTAACTAGGATTGCTTAAAGTTTTAAgttctttttctttgttgtaTCATAAAAGAGTGTTTCTCCGTAGGATATCGCGACCAGAGTTATTGCAGAAGATTTGAGGCCAGACCAGACAATAGTATCGAAAGTAATGACAAGAAATCCCATTTTTGTTAATTCAGATTCATTGGCGATTGAGGCACTTCAGAAGATGGTCCAAggtatttttgaatttatgttatctgttttatttaaaaattcttattaTCATTATCGATACTTTGAAGGGACCTAaagaaaagtaaaatatatgtgtgtgtccaTGTATATCTGTTCATATTAGATAAGGTAATTTGGTATATATTCTTCAAGATGTTTGTCTATTATTTTACTTGCTTTTATTTATGAAACTTTCCGTTGCAAGTGAATAACATTAGTGCAATGGAAGTGGTTGTGGTAAACACAAAACAACCAGTTATTGGACCATTCCTTAAGGGCCAGGGTCGTGCCATCGAATTTCCTCCTATAGCAACATAAAATGTAACAAAATTGTATTTTGCACATGACAACAATAACTGGGCAAGTAGTTGATTTAATGCCAACATGTAATTCTAGCACTTCTACCCCGTCCACATTAAAATAGGTCGGGAAAAGCGCTTGCTCTATAAACTTAAACCGTGTTCCCCTCCTGAATCCTAAATTATAGTGAATTAAACTCATCAAGGTCTTATATATAGGAAAACTGTAGTCTATATTAGGTTTCTCATTGTTTTTGCGAGGAATGTTGGTGGTTGTTTTTGTCTTTCTTGATGCAAATTGTAGTCTTTTGGTATATTCTTATTCTCTGTATGTTACTGTATTTCATGTTACATCAGGTTTGTTTAGTCATTTTTATCTTTAATTCGAGAAAGATATCAGTTGCATTTTGTATTGTGCCATTTTTCACAAAACTACTCATTTGCTTTTCAACAGGAAAATTTAGGCATCTCCCTGTTGTTGAGAATGGTGAAGTAATTGCATTGTTGGATATTACAAAATGCCTGTATGATGCCATATCTAGGATGGAGAAAGCTGCAGAGCAAGGAAGTGCTATTGCTGCAGCTGTTGAAGGAGTTGAACGACAATGGGGAAGTAACTACTCTGGTAAgctgaatattatatgtaattagaGTGCAGGACACTTTAGTTATGTGATATTATAAGAGTAATCTGTCTTTTTATAATGACATGCTtgcttttaacttttaagtgaaTCACATTCATGTTGTTTTGCAATTCAATTTCACTGTAATATGTTTTCTGCCTTGAACCTAATGGCgtattcatttaatttattttctggtGTTCATCCAATGTTTCAGCTCCATCTGCCTTCATAGAAACACTTAGAGAGCGGATGTTCAAGCCTTCTTTGTCAACAATCATTGCCGAAAATGCCAAGTATTCTCAACTTCCTGAAAGTATGCATCTGTCTCAATAAACTGTTTTCTTCTCTAATTAGTGTTGCACATGTTATACTCAGGGTTGCTGTAGTATCACCATCAGATCCTGTTAATCTTGCTGCTAAAAGTATGCAGGAGTTGCGGGTTAGTTCTGTCATAGTTATGACTGGAAACAAGATCCAGGGGATACTAACGTACTGTTCTTTACTCGCAACTATCCTTCTTTTGCTTCCGGCCTTTCCCTTTTGTGCAAGCATTTTTGGGTTACTGTTACATATTTGCttgtaattgatattttatttttggttggGATGCTGAACTGCAGTTCAAAGGACGTTCTTATGCGAGTTGTGGCTCAAAATCTCTCTCCCGAGCTGACTCACGTTGAAAAGGTTCTGATAACCATCAAAATCTGATTCTACTTTCAGCAATGCATTTTATTTACCATAGTCAGTAGTTACAGAGCTGTCGCTCTGctaataaacataatataacAAGCGACTTAAATGTTGAAAAGGTTCTGTAGTGTAGTTACAGAGCTGACTCATGTTGAAAAGGTTCTGATAACCATCACAATCTGTATCTACTATCAGAAATGCATTTTATTTTCTGTAGTTAGTAGTTACAGAGCTGTCGCTCTATTGATAAACATAAAATAACAAGTGACTGAAAAGGTTCTGTAGTGTAGTTACAGAGCTGACTCATGTTGAAAAGGTTCTGATAACCATCACAATCTGTATCTACTATCAGAAATGCATTTTATTTTCTGTAGTTAGTAGTTACAGAGCTGTCGGCCTGTCGCTCTATTGATAAACATAAAATAACAAGTGACTGAAATGTCAATGGATTAAAGCTAGTAGAGTGGCAGTTTTAGAGTAACTCTGACTGTCCCTCCATCGTAGGAGATCATCAAATTTGCTGCACTTCATCATTACGCCTTCCAGGCTTAAGAGCTTAATAACTTTGGACTTCAGTATGCATCTTGGGACAACTTTTTTGCAAGTAGAGTGAGTTCCACCTCTAATGACGTTGTAAACCCAAGCTCTTTTTAGTAACATTGCTGAATGACCGGATTTTTGTAGCCAACGCCAACCCTTCGTTTCTCCTACCTGTAGGAATTTATCTTAAAGTGATGGCTGGTGGGTCACAATCATCTCAATATTTAGGCTTGCAATGGGCCTTGGAAGGCCAAATTTATTGGTCCAAAGCATCTCTATCCTGATTTCTATAGGAAGAAATCAATTGTTACAATCTGTTGCCTCGGTGCTGCAACTAAAATTTGGGGTATTCTATACATGTAACTGTGTGTAGATAATGCCTACCACTATTACTACAGACGTCTTTCTGAAAGTATCAGAATCAAAAACTatgatataattatatctaCAGAATGCATCAGTATGTAAGTTTTGGACTTTTGGTTGTGATACTTTCTGGAAGGAGGGAAGATTTGGTTACCCTGATCTGTTGTTAACTACATTGTTTGTAGTCACCTACGTGTCTCAGTTTCTTTTTGGTTCTCCAGTGTAGGGAAGATCTGGTTAACCCATTCTGTTATCAGTTACTATGTAAATCAAGTCACCCATGTGCCTCTAAAACTTTTTGGTctatccatgttttcattgtatATCATTCTGATAAAAAAGATCCATAAATCTCAAGTTGCTTGCTGCTGAATGACTCGTTTTCATATGTTGTTTCTGTAGGTAATGACTCCCAACCCTGAATATGCTACAATTGACACTTCCATACTTGAGGCACTGCATACAATGCATGATGGAAAATTTTTACATCTTCCTGTTGTTGACAGAGGTAAGCTTTTCTTTATAAATTCATATACACTGCTCGAAGCGACACCCTTGACAGCATTAATATGGCAGATGGAAGCGTTGTGGCATGTTTGGATGTTCTACAAATAACTCATGCTGCAATTTCCATGGTAAAACTTCTGTCATCGTTGTTCATCTTTTGTGATTGTTACTTCTTGCTTTTGCATCTTGAACaagaatatattaatatgaGATAGGCACTTGAATCCACACAAATATTATCATTTCTTATGCCTTCTAGAGTTCTAGTATATAAGCTAATTCTAGAACTCAAATTTATTTTGATCTTTTGCATTGTGAGTTGTTACATATGAAATATTACTTGGCCACTAGGCCCACTACTTGTAAGGACCCAGGAGAACTGAGAATGCTTTACTGAATAAGTACACCAGACACTGCATGGGAATGGAGCATATTATGTATGCCTCAGTATATATCTGCAATGTTTCAGGTTGAGAATGGCTCTGGTGCTGTAAATGATGCGACAAACACCgtgatgcagaagttctgggatTCAGCACTTAACCTAGAGCCACCAGATGATTATGACACCCAGAGGTATATCATTTCTTTCTTGAATATGTAAGTGATGCAGCTTTTAAGTTATCAACTAAGGTCTGATGTTCTTGTCAATAGCGAAATGTCTATGTCTGTATTGAACGCATCAGATGCAGTAGAACTCGGGAAGACAACATATCCATCTCTGGGTATTGGTAATTCATTTGCATTTAAATTTGAGGATCATAAGGGGCGTGTACATCGATTTAATCTTGGTGAGTCATATTATTAGttaacataaattatatttatgattttctctACCCTAATTTTATTAGTCAGTACCATTTGAGATCCACAGACCCCAATCTCTAGTTAATACATTTGGTCTCTTTGATCCTAATTGTTCCCCATCATTCCCCCTTCCAGTATTTTTCACCTTAGTGTGTTCTTACTACCACCCCAAGCTTCatgtaataaataattataagcGATTGTATATGCAATATAAAACTATGCCTGCTACAGTCTATGTCCAGCAATAATCACCCAGGCTTCAAAACTTATATTTTAGATCCACCAAACATGTCGTATACATGTCCTTTGTGCAGACATTaattaagaaatataattaattaaaatttctgttttaatatcttttttatcacATGGTAGATTGGAGCAACTGTTACATATATGTAATCTATCCTTCTCAATATATAGCTTCATAATGTGTTAAATCATTTTCTCAATTTGCTTCAGGTGCGGAAAGTTTAGATGAGCTTGTTTCATCTGTTATGCGAAGGATAGGTGTTGCTGCTGATGAGAAAAATTACCCTCAGCTTCTGGTGAGTAAGATTTTGGTGACCATGGTGTATGTAAGTGTTGAACATAAGtatctgattttaattataaatgtatTGCAGTACGAAGATGATGAAGGTGATAGGGTCTTGCTTACAGCAGATGGTGATCTTGTCGGTGCTGTCAGCCATGCCAGATCATTGGGACTAAAGGTGTCAACATCTGTCTACTATAGCTTGTCTTTTTACATGTCAAACTTCCTGAGCACTTCTTAAGGGATATGCAGTAGGGCCTAATACAAATGATAGTACAATATGAAAGTCCTTGCTGTCAAATAACACTTAACTTTTGATTGCCTAATGTCACTGGTACTTCTGAAAGTGTATCACTGCACAGGGTCCAATATAATTGCAACGATATTGTCAAGGAATTGGAAGACAATGTTTTAATGAAAAGTTGGGTTTAATTGGTTTATTAGGACTTTCGTTCCCCTGCTTTTAATTCTTTATTCTCTGACTTGACTATATTTTCAAATCTATTAAATGGTTACATTAACTCAAGACGACTGTAGAGTGTAGAGTTTAAATCATTTTTCAAGTAAGCATATATATTCTTTAAAGAAGCATAGTATATTGCAAGTGTACTACTGTAGTTTGTTTGCCATTAAGGTAATCTTATACTAATTTTCTTATGTATTTCAGGTACTAAGATTGCATCTAGATTACTCCGAGTCAAAGCAACAGAAATTTGAACAGACGAGCACAACCACAGCTCAGAGCACAGTAGAAAGAAGACGATGGGGATATCTCGAGTCAGGGGTTTTGGCCAGTGCAGTGGTTTTGACTGGAATGGGGGTTTTGGTTTACTTGAAACGCTCCAAACAGTAAAAGGTAGATATGTGCTTTTAGTGGTAAAGGccatattaaattctaaagacaTTCAACAATGAATCTGTCTACTTCGTGTTTTGTTGCAGGCAGAGTTGGTGCCTATTTGTACCGAATGAAACTATTAAGAGATGAAAGCCAAGTGCAATGAGGCTTGGATACAATACATCAGGCGAATTTGGGGGAGGGTAGTATACACCATACAATACGGGAAAATCtatcattttttgtttttcagttGCCCTTTGTAATGACAAAATGGCATTAAATCGTGAGAATTTACTCcaaatagtattttatattgtgGCGCACCACCTCATTGGCCACTATCTGATTTGTCCTGATAGATAATAAGCTATAAAAATCCTGCACACGGGGATTGCATTTTGTAGCTTTCGAGACCTCATTAAATCCTATAGCTTATCTTTATACCAATACACAATATTTCTGAGGAATGTGCATCTGCCTTGTAGTTTTTTTTAGTAAATTGTTTGTGTAGTAGTTGCTtgttagatttttaattaattttactcCATATATAAAGTTCTGTTAAAGAGGTACAGAACATTTTGATGTTGAAATGATGACAGTACagataagatttttttttattttataaatatcaatttttttttaaagattatatttttctgatattGATTTAAGGCAATATGGGAGGGTGACATGCCATGCAAGTAAAACATAGGTGGGAAAACTAAATACATCACAAACACAGATTTAAAGAACGTTTGATATCATTTCTCAAGTAACAAAAAGCAAAGGATCAGAAACACAAGCCATAATTAGCATTAACTTCTCTTATTTCCTTCCCTTTCTTCATCATCCCCCTTTCATTCCCTATTTCTCCTTTGCTCTGTTCTCCTGGAAACGAGAGAGATAGAGGGGGAAACCAGGGAATCCTGGTTAGGAAGACGCGCACcggaaaaaagaaaaatctttcCTAGCTAGCAAAACAGGAACAAGCATACATAGAATcacgtatatatatatcattgtcTATGGCCAATAGAGGACCCGTGGCATTACCCAAATTCGGAGAATGGGATCTGAAGAACCCCGGGCAAGCAGAGTTTTCGGTTATATTTGAAAAGGCAAGGAATGCTAAAAAGGAGGGCAATCGCCATAAGTTCAACCCGGACTCTCCTGTGTTCAAGAAAGAACCTGAACAGAACCCGTTCGCAGACCAGAACGGCAAGGGACGACAAAGTACAAAGCGTCGCCGTAGCTCCTGTGCCCGAAGAtggttttgttgctgttgctccGGGCCAAAACATGATGTTGAGTCTTAATGAGCCAATGCGAAGTACGATTTTACAAGCTTATTCTGTTTGTTTGTATGTCGTGATCAGCATTCAAACAATGAAGCTTGTGAGGCATTTTAATTGTTGCGCATGAGGAAActgataatatatattgaggGTCATTATATAATCTGTTTTAATGATCTTTGTTGTGTTTTGGTTATCATGGTTTCTAAATTTTGATGGAGTTGCTTAGCAGGACAATGCGATCCCCATGAAATCGAAACATTGTGCTCCATTACTTACCAGAACTATGCGATCCCCATGAAACCAAAAGTCATTCGATGACCACCTTAGCGGTTTACATGACAAAAGAGAGACAAAAAAATCACCAATATATCtgcaaaattataataaagacCAAAACAAGATCAATGGCTACTCCAGCTCTCATATTCTACGATTACATTATCAAACTATCGCAGATACTCCTCTTGATATTAAGAGGCCGAGGGTCAAACGAGATTCGTTGTGTATTTAAATCTCTATAACCAAaccttatttaaataaaaaggaaaaagtgTATCAACTCTCTTAGAGGTCAAATAAGTAGGCAAGTTCCTGCATTTTTAACCTCCCTCACCACCCTAGAATCCAGAAACAACAAATCCGGGTACCAATTACTACATTCTCATTCCTCGAGACATATTAGATTAGATTTCAGATGCCCCCTAGAAAACAGGCAAGCAAGGGCAACACAGCCTCCACAGACAACTCTTGACGTTATAGAATATCTGCAATCTTTACAAAACCTTTGACCTATGAGGACCAAACTTGGAAGGAATTTGTACAATCCAACAAGCATCATATCCAGAATTTAGAAAAGGAAAGGATCCCACTTGTCCGCCCTTAAAGCTAAAATTTGCATGAATGAACAGAGTCAAGATATCTCAAATGAGATAAAAAAGTAAACATATCCCCAATGAATTAACTTTTACCCCAAGGGCTCTGAAGCCTTCAAGAAACTTCCAAGTCGAAAAATCCATCACATGCCAATAGACACGACTCTAATGTGTTTTCCTTGAACATTTTCATGTTGGTTATGATTTAGATAAAGTTTGTTTCTACCTTCAGGATCTTTACCTTTAGGGAACAATCTGATCATATAGGAACTAGGAATAATGTGTTCAAGACTGATAAACTATAATCAGCAGTGATTTTACCTTTCTGGCACTCACCGATTCTGCTTCTCAATTTAGAACATattaacccccccccccccccccccccaccaaaaaagaaaagaagaatacAATGATTTTTCACCATCTTACTGTAGCATATGAATTTAACTCTGCCACTTCCGGATGGAAATGTTGTAAAATTACATGTCTATTCAAAACAAAACGGTTGCCATCTTAAAGAGCTGCAGTCTGTTGAGGAACTGGTATCATTATTAGATGTGAAAAAGatgttcaataaaatatttcaaagacaAACATAAAAGGAAACGAGAAAAACTTGATCACCCTAATGACAGAATCACAAAGTTGAGGAAATTGTACAACCATATTCTCTTTCTGCTATTTATATCCCTCTTCTATTAAAGAAACACAGTGCACTAAACtacacaattcattaaaatgcaAGCATGACACCAtttccaaaaaatatttaatcttagCAGATATAGACCTTTATTACCATGGAAAAACTGCTCTAAAAAACTCACGACCAAGAGAAACTCAAATCATCCTTTTTGTATCACGGGCTGCTGCCAGATGATCCTGCACAGTGATTACAAAATGTGTTATCAGATATGCGTATAGGCAACTCATTTTGATTAGTAAGACAAACAAGCAGATACACAGAAACAGGAAATATTGCAATAAGAACAATCTGCGCCTTCAAAAGTTGAAAGATAATACCAAGTACACTTGATGGCactttacaaaataattacaaccACAGATGACAATTGCCTCTCTCTGAGTTGGATCTTTGCTTTTTAGTGAAATTAATTCTACAATTTGTTTCACTGTCCTTTTATCTTGTACAAAGATTTAATATATCTTTtcggggtcgtttggttcgccgAGTGGTATAGGGTGGAATGAGGAATCCGGTTAAGATGGTATGAGTTtaaggtatcatatctgatatcaggTGTTTGGTTAAGTGCTGgaattaatatattcaatttttttaaaaaataagttatgaatttatattatttaaaaatattaataaaattattattattattatatatttttgcatcatt
This genomic window contains:
- the LOC108227897 gene encoding CBS domain-containing protein CBSCBSPB3 isoform X2 — its product is MSTQGPLGSRRNSLVQKRNPKKSATQSENGTSATAATNGSFLKPPSPVHSTERTVKKLRLSKALTIPEGTTVYDACRRMAARRIDAVLLTDANALLSGIVTDKDIATRVIAEDLRPDQTIVSKVMTRNPIFVNSDSLAIEALQKMVQGKFRHLPVVENGEVIALLDITKCLYDAISRMEKAAEQGSAIAAAVEGVERQWGSNYSAPSAFIETLRERMFKPSLSTIIAENAKVAVVSPSDPVNLAAKSMQELRVSSVIVMTGNKIQGILTSKDVLMRVVAQNLSPELTHVEKVMTPNPEYATIDTSILEALHTMHDGKFLHLPVVDRDGSVVACLDVLQITHAAISMVENGSGAVNDATNTVMQKFWDSALNLEPPDDYDTQSEMSMSVLNASDAVELGKTTYPSLGIGNSFAFKFEDHKGRVHRFNLGAESLDELVSSVMRRIGVAADEKNYPQLLYEDDEGDRVLLTADGDLVGAVSHARSLGLKVLRLHLDYSESKQQKFEQTSTTTAQSTVERRRWGYLESGVLASAVVLTGMGVLVYLKRSKQ
- the LOC108227897 gene encoding CBS domain-containing protein CBSCBSPB3 isoform X1, whose translation is MSTQGPLGSRRNSLVQKRNPKKSATQSENGTSATAATNGSFLKPPSPVHSTSERTVKKLRLSKALTIPEGTTVYDACRRMAARRIDAVLLTDANALLSGIVTDKDIATRVIAEDLRPDQTIVSKVMTRNPIFVNSDSLAIEALQKMVQGKFRHLPVVENGEVIALLDITKCLYDAISRMEKAAEQGSAIAAAVEGVERQWGSNYSAPSAFIETLRERMFKPSLSTIIAENAKVAVVSPSDPVNLAAKSMQELRVSSVIVMTGNKIQGILTSKDVLMRVVAQNLSPELTHVEKVMTPNPEYATIDTSILEALHTMHDGKFLHLPVVDRDGSVVACLDVLQITHAAISMVENGSGAVNDATNTVMQKFWDSALNLEPPDDYDTQSEMSMSVLNASDAVELGKTTYPSLGIGNSFAFKFEDHKGRVHRFNLGAESLDELVSSVMRRIGVAADEKNYPQLLYEDDEGDRVLLTADGDLVGAVSHARSLGLKVLRLHLDYSESKQQKFEQTSTTTAQSTVERRRWGYLESGVLASAVVLTGMGVLVYLKRSKQ